In Methanobacterium sp., the DNA window GCATTAAGTCTGAAAGGAAAATCATCTAAAGAAACTAAAATAGGCCTTACTATGAGACAACCGGGTCTTGGAAGAGAAGAATGGATTGAAGAAGAGAAAAGGAAGAAGAAATAATGGTTACAAAAGCATGTACAAGATGTCATAGAATAATGGAAGATGATAGATGTGCAATATGTAATGTGCAATCCTCAAAAAACTGGAGCGGTTTTTTAATAATTGTCGAACCAGAAAAATCAGGTATTGCAGAAGAATTAGGCATAACTCTTCCTGGAGAATATGCTTTAAGAGTAAGATAAATAAAATTATAAAGATTTTCAGGTTAAGAGAGTGTTAATATTAAAAA includes these proteins:
- a CDS encoding DNA-directed RNA polymerase, subunit E'', giving the protein MVTKACTRCHRIMEDDRCAICNVQSSKNWSGFLIIVEPEKSGIAEELGITLPGEYALRVR